The Fusobacterium necrophorum subsp. necrophorum genome includes the window GACAAAGAATAGCCAAACGGCTATTCCCTGTCAGTAAACAATCTAAATCTAAAAAATCTTCATCTTCCGTTGTAATTCTTCTTCGCTCGTACTTTACCATTTTCTTCTTCCTTACTTATAATTATGCTTTTTCTTTAATGCCTCCAATAATTCTTCTTTTACCGGAATCTCTTCCTGATAAAGACTGGGAATAATCCTTTCGACCGGAATAATTCCGACGGACATAATGATCCCTTCCGGCAAAGACATTCGAAATGTTTTCAAATAGGATAACATTTCTTCCAACTTCTCTTCCGCAATGACAAGAGTAAAGAAACAGTCTGTTCCCGGCCATATCTTATTATTTTTATGTCGCAAACTCTTACTAATGACTCTTTCGGTGTGGCTTTGAACCGTATAATAATAAAAATCAATGTCTTCAAAAAAATCTTCCAATCTTCCTTTTTGTGATTCATTTACATGCACCAGAACCATTTTATAATTTTCCATTTCCATCACCATCCTCCTTATTTTGCCTTTCTAAAAAATTTAAAATGAGAAAAAAAGTGTTTCCCGAAAAGGATGAAATCGTCCATCAAGGAATATAAAATCGGAATGACCACTAAAGTCAATAAGGTAGAGACACTCAAACCGAAAATAACAGCCAAGGACATTCCTCGATAAATTTCAGAACCTTCTCCAAAGCCCAAAGCCATTGGAACCATTCCCAAAACAGTGGTAGCCGTTGTCATTAAAATAGGTCTCAACCTTGTGGAACCGGCTTCAATAATAGCTTGTTCTCGGCTCATTCCTCGAATCCGCATCAATTGAATAAAATCGATAAGAACTATCGCATTATTTACAACAATTCCCGCCAATAGAATAATTCCTATCATGGTCATCATGTTCATTGCCTGTCCCAGAATAAACAATCCAAGAAAAACTCCAATCAAAGCCAAAGGAATGGAACCGATTACTACAAATGGCAGTAAGAAACTTTCAAATTGAGCGGCAATTAAAGCGTAAATCAAGAAAATAGCAATCATCAGAGCCGAGCTCAGTTGTGACATAGCAGCATTCATATTTTCAGATTGTCCACCCCAAACATAGCTAATGGCATCCAAACGATTAAACTTTTGGAAAGCTTGTACAAAAGCTTGTTGCAAACCTCGAGTTCCTAAGCCGTTGTCGTTTGCTGAAATGGTTACACTGTAAATTCTATCTTTCTTTTCAATTGACAAAGAACCTTCTCCATATACAATGTCTGCAACGTCTCCAACTTTGATAAACTTATTTTCTCCAATCTTAATATTTAAATTTTTCAATTGGTTGACATCTTGCCTTTGCTCTTTTGGAAGTCTTACCAACACGTCTATATTTTCCGTTCCTGTTTTAATCGTAGTTGTATTTCCACGATTCCCTCCTAATATATAATAACTCAAATTTTGTGCAATTACAACCGGATTTATTCCATAACTTCGAATTTTATCTCGATTTAAAATAAGTCTGGCTTCTTGACTTCCCGGATCCAGAGAGGATTTTACATCTCGAACTTTTGGATTTTTGGATACTTCCGCCTGTACCAAAGCTCCTAAAGCTTTAATTTCATCTAAATTCGCTCCCTTAATTTGAAATTCGACATCTCGTCGAATACTTCCCATTCCAAAATCTTCCTTTAAACTCACTCTCGTATCCGGAATTTTGGAAACCAAGGGTCTCATTTTCTCTATAACTTCAAAGACACTGGTGGAACGGGTATCTTTTTTCCCAATATCCACGTTAACATTTACACTGTTGCTTCCCACGATAATAAAATATGTTTTCGTGTTAGGTTCTTCTTTCACGAAAGCTTCAATTTGTTTCGCAATCTTATCCGACTTTTCTAAATCCAAGCCATTCGGTAATTCTGCTGTAATAGAATATCTCCCCTGATCCTGTTTCGGCATAAAATTAAATTTTAGAAAACCGGAAATAAAGATAGAAAATACAAATACTCCTAAAGTAACAAATATGGTTAATTTTCTATGAGAAAGAGCATAACGAATCAATTTCAAATATTTCTCTCTTACTTTATGAAAAATTTTTCCGTCTGAGGAAATCCGAATCTCATTGCTCATCAACTTACTTGCCAACATGGGAATCAGTGTCAGAGCTACAATCAAGGCAGCCACGTTGGAGAAGATAATTGCATAGGCCATATCTCTAAAAATTTCTCGGGCAAAACCCGGAATAAATAAAATGGGAATAAATACCAACATAGTTGTCAAAGCGGAAGCAAAAATCGAAGCGCTGACTTCCGTCGAACCATTTTCAGATGCCTCAATGACAGGAGAATGTAAATCTGTAATATGTCGATAAATATTGTCAATAACCACCACCGAATTATCTGTCAACATTCCGACTCCAATGGACAATCCCATTAAGGAAATCAGATTCAGTGTCGTTCCCGTTGCTTTTAAAAAAGCAAAGGTGAAGATGACGGAGATAGGTAAAGCCAAAGTAATCAAGAAAGTGGCTCTCACATTTCTCAAAAAAAGAAATAATACAATCGTTGCCAAAATTAAGCCTTGAATGGCATTGGAACTTACTCCTGAAATGGAACTTTTAATGTCTATCGAAGTGTCCATGATGATATTATATTTTGTTCCTTTCGGCATGATACTCTCCAATTCCTGTAAGGCAACTTTTGCCTTTTCAA containing:
- a CDS encoding PG0541 family transporter-associated protein; translated protein: MEMENYKMVLVHVNESQKGRLEDFFEDIDFYYYTVQSHTERVISKSLRHKNNKIWPGTDCFFTLVIAEEKLEEMLSYLKTFRMSLPEGIIMSVGIIPVERIIPSLYQEEIPVKEELLEALKKKHNYK
- a CDS encoding efflux RND transporter permease subunit, translating into MTLAGLSIRRPVATSMMVISVIFIGIITMLSMRTELLPNMEIPTVTIRSSWNGAVAEDVETQITKKIEAILPNVEGIDKIESTSSYGTSSIVVKFNFGVNADQKVTEIQREVSKIINDLPADATNPVAKKIQAGTGTLSMVVMMSAPNKAELTTFVDEYLKPKFESLPGAAQVDVYGNPEKQLQIQVDSEKLAAYNLSPVELYSLISSSSTILPIGTLRTGTKQLVVRYMGEMQSIEDFENMIINSNGNTLRLKDVAKVVLTREDASNMGYISGEEAITILLQKSTDGSTVDLIEKAKVALQELESIMPKGTKYNIIMDTSIDIKSSISGVSSNAIQGLILATIVLFLFLRNVRATFLITLALPISVIFTFAFLKATGTTLNLISLMGLSIGVGMLTDNSVVVIDNIYRHITDLHSPVIEASENGSTEVSASIFASALTTMLVFIPILFIPGFAREIFRDMAYAIIFSNVAALIVALTLIPMLASKLMSNEIRISSDGKIFHKVREKYLKLIRYALSHRKLTIFVTLGVFVFSIFISGFLKFNFMPKQDQGRYSITAELPNGLDLEKSDKIAKQIEAFVKEEPNTKTYFIIVGSNSVNVNVDIGKKDTRSTSVFEVIEKMRPLVSKIPDTRVSLKEDFGMGSIRRDVEFQIKGANLDEIKALGALVQAEVSKNPKVRDVKSSLDPGSQEARLILNRDKIRSYGINPVVIAQNLSYYILGGNRGNTTTIKTGTENIDVLVRLPKEQRQDVNQLKNLNIKIGENKFIKVGDVADIVYGEGSLSIEKKDRIYSVTISANDNGLGTRGLQQAFVQAFQKFNRLDAISYVWGGQSENMNAAMSQLSSALMIAIFLIYALIAAQFESFLLPFVVIGSIPLALIGVFLGLFILGQAMNMMTMIGIILLAGIVVNNAIVLIDFIQLMRIRGMSREQAIIEAGSTRLRPILMTTATTVLGMVPMALGFGEGSEIYRGMSLAVIFGLSVSTLLTLVVIPILYSLMDDFILFGKHFFSHFKFFRKAK